A window of the Trichoderma asperellum chromosome 4, complete sequence genome harbors these coding sequences:
- a CDS encoding uncharacterized protein (EggNog:ENOG41~TransMembrane:13 (i162-181o211-231i243-262o268-294i301-320o326-345i680-697o709-724i731-751o757-776i783-802o814-835i847-865o)) produces the protein MASNPNSSSPPRSLSPSPPPAQSPNSIDVENEPTPLSRPASTKLRFLAQAPPLRTTTTSAAQSEYGSRRSSYIAPIDQILPDDHIDPETFGVVEDRDGFFDALFLKHTPLVPDGFEERSRASLPAAFDEDSPLAARRFLPRQYREIKWVLRRVATTRTGLRLLRSFTAYFAAYILCLVPAVREWFGRYHYIITVSVILNHPARTFGAQVEGALFTTIGTAAGLGWGVLGLLLSTSTPAASAGYGGILALFLALFMAVVAWIRSYYSRLYQMVVCAGVAITFTLLAQTSGTIIVWEKLRNYVVPWLLGQAIALLVNCAIFPDAGSRPLALIFHQSFSLMLEAIVIPRPRDTRLRRRLVQAFVDLSAAYKDMRSSLTITRFKPADVRELRNLMQAVIRALLSMETESALFSETDDGHVPIVVEATQMSSSSSSSNDLTNVTNDKPPELVKEVDVTRIVIKKLAKPTKEILACMNQGLQASQATLMDLSGYRQYLGPPRDVSSEIAPVQIRMRTAKAIFDGVESELLESGQLPPASMNDSAVVQLFIFARHLRETATTIENLMGKVCSMHQYSNWPKIHPPSYPLHKAIHFVNPQVTHDRGGATAGSYHVTFLEIARALESIKCREYKPLEKYDDHVSETELRAELSHLTDPGAPPDMDIKKNKLSYRIWKILHLMQGYESRYAFKVVLVTSLLSVPSYLSWDKVWWDEYEAWWAVTMSWLLIHARVGGNIQDLFARAILVILGAVWGGVAHAAGDGSPYVVAVFAAIFMIPMLYRFTLSCHPRSGLAGCLSFTVISLQLQAGNLPSSPALTATLRGVIFLIGTIAPIVVNWCLWPFVARHELRKSLSSMLLFLSIIYRNVVAKYIYFEEGKEPTPEDIVRSEIVEGRIREGFVRIRQLLVMTRHEVRLRGPFNPLPYSGLADSCERFFDYLIAVRQSAVFYNPDYIRDNPVAAQHLLGFRRDAVASILANLYIFAGALRADRKVPRYLPSAAAARRRLLVETAAVEDSMAHHSEASDIRWHKKWCDIYSYSYNESLTGCVAQLEELEKFTKLIVGEQGFDAEWNFLEPYEDDDDDDDDDDDDDDDDDDDEDEEDDEHNHHEDND, from the exons ATGGCTTCCAATCCCAACAGCTCATCGCCCCCCAGAAGCCTCAGTCCCAGCCCTCCACCAGCTCAATCTCCAAACAGCATCGACGTCGAAAATGAACCCACTCCACTCTCGCGTCCAGCATCTACAAAGCTTCGTTTCCTCGCCCAGGCGCCACCGCTCCGGACAACCACCACCTCAGCAGCCCAGTCCGAGTACGGCAGCAGGCGCAGCTCCTACATAGCTCCCATTGACCAGATCCTCCCAGACGACCACATCGACCCGGAAACATTCGGCGTGGTAGAAGACCGAGATGGATTCTTCGACGCGCTGTTCCTGAAGCACACGCCGTTGGTGCCGGATGGCTTTGAGGAACGATCCAGGGCCTCGCTGCCCGCTGCTTTTGACGAAGACTCACCGCTGGCAGCTCGGCGGTTTCTGCCCAGACAGTATCGCGAGATCAAATGGGTGCTCCGACGGGTCGCAACAACTCGAACCGGCCTTCGCCTGCTGAGGTCCTTTACCGCCTACTTTGCAGCTTACATCCTGTGTCTGGTCCCGGCTGTTCGAGAGTGGTTTGGTCGCTACCACTACATCATCACCGTTTCTGTCATCTTGAATCATCCGGCCAGGACATTTGGTGCTCAGGTAGAAGGTGCCTTATTCACCACCATTGGCACAGCAGCTGGTTTGGGATGGGGGGTTCTTGGTCTCCTATTATCTACGTCGACTCCCGCCGCCAGTGCAGGCTACGGCGGCATTCTAGCACTTTTTCTCGCCTTGTTTATGGCAGTTGTGGCATGGATACGCTCGTACTATTCCAGGCTCTACCAAATGGTGGTCTGCGCAGGTGTTGCCATTACGTTTACTCTTTTAGCCCAGACTTCGGGCACCATCATCGTATGGGAAAAACTGAGAAATTATGTCGTTCCTTGGCTCTTAGGGCAGGCAATTGCGCTGCTAGTCAACTGTGCTATCTTCCCCGACGCTGGTTCAAGACCGCTCGCTCTCATCTTTCACCAATCCTTTTCTCTTATGCTG GAAGCCATAGTCATCCCACGTCCTCGAGATACCAGGCTCAGGCGACGTCTAGTTCAAGCATTCGTAGACCTATCCGCTGCCTACAAAGACATGCGGTCCAGTCTCACCATAACCCGATTCAAGCCCGCCGACGTAAGAGAGTTGCGAAATCTAATGCAGGCCGTCATTCGAGCACTACTCTCCATGGAAACAGAGAGTGCTCTCTTTAGCGAGACCGATGATGGGCATGTACCTATAGTCGTCGAAGCCACTCAAAtgtcttcctcatcctctaGCAGCAACGATCTCACCAACGTTACCAACGACAAGCCTCCCGAGCTGGTAAAGGAGGTGGATGTAACCCGTATTGTGATTAAGAAGTTGGCAAAGCCTACCAAGGAGATCCTCGCCTGCATGAACCAAGGGCTACAGGCAAGCCAGGCTACACTAATGGACCTATCAGGCTACCGACAATATCTCGGCCCTCCGAGGGACGTATCATCCGAGATTGCACCCGTGCAAATTCGAATGAGGACCGCAAAAGCAATTTTCGATGGCGTCGAGTCAGAACTCCTGGAATCAGGCCAACTACCCCCCGCGTCGATGAACGATTCAGCCGTAGTTCAACTATTCATCTTCGCGAGACATCTCCGCGAAACTGCCACCACAATCGAAAATCTCATGGGAAAAGTATGCTCCATGCATCAATACTCGAACTGGCCAAAGATTCACCCGCCGTCCTATCCGTTACATAAAGCCATCCACTTTGTCAACCCTCAGGTAACCCACGACCGCGGAGGTGCCACAGCCGGGTCGTACCATGTAACTTTCCTTGAAATCGCCCGTGCTTTGGAGTCGATAAAATGCCGAGAATACAAACCCTTGGAAAAGTATGACGATCACGTCTCCGAAACTGAGTTGAGAGCCGAGTTGTCGCACCTTACGGACCCAGGTGCCCCGCCTGACATGGatatcaagaagaacaagctAAGCTATAGAATCTGGAAGATCTTGCATCTTATGCAAGGCTATGAGAGCCGGTATGCCTTCAAAGTTGTTCTCGTCACATCTCTCCTCTCAGTTCCCTCATATCTAAGTTGGGACAAGGTCTGGTGGGACGAATACGAAGCTTGGTGGGCAGTCACCATGAGCTGGCTCTTAATTCATGCTCGCGTAGGTGGTAACATTCAAGATCTATTCGCAAGAGCCATCTTAGTCATTCTCGGTGCCGTATGGGGTGGCGTTGCgcatgctgctggagatggtaGTCCCTATGTGGTTGCAGTTTTTGCGGCTATTTTCATGATACCTATGCTATACCGGTTCACACTAAGCTGTCACCCG AGATCTGGCCTTGCGGGGTGTTTATCCTTTACAGTAATTTCGCTACAGCTTCAAGCCGGCAATCTCCCTTCATCGCCCGCTCTAACTGCCACACTCAGAGGCGTCATATTCCTCATTGGCACCATCGCACCTATCGTGGTCAATTGGTGTCTGTGGCCGTTTGTCGCAAGGCACGAGTTGAGAAAATCACTATCTTCAatgctcctcttccttaGTATCATATATCGAA ATGTTGTGGCAAAATACATCTATTtcgaagaaggaaaagagccAACCCCTGAAGATATCGTCCGATCCGAAATCGTCGAGGGGCGCATTAGAGAAGGTTTTGTAAGGATCAGACAACTTCTC GTCATGACGCGCCATGAAGTTCGCCTCCGCGGCCCCTTCAATCCCCTCCCATATTCCGGCCTTGCGGACTCATGCGAACGCTTCTTCGACTACCTCATAGCCGTTCGACAGTCTGCCGTATTCTATAACCCAGACTATATCCGCGATAATCCAGTGGCAGCTCAGCATCTCTTGGGCTTTAGGCGAGATGCCGTGGCTTCGATTCTAGCCAATTTATACATCTTCGCTGGCGCATTGAGAGCAGACCGCAAAGTACCC CGCTACCTACCcagcgccgctgcagcccGACGAAGGCTCCTCGTAGAAACAGCAGCCGTGGAAGACTCAATGGCCCATCACAGCGAAGCGAGTGACATAAGATGGCATAAGAAATGGTGCGACATATACAGCTACTCGTACAACGAGAGTCTTACCGGCTGCGTCGCACAGCTGGAAGAACTAGAGAAGTTTACCAAGCTGATTGTGGGCGAGCAAGG CTTTGACGCCGAATGGAATTTCTTAGAGCCGtatgaggacgacgacgacgacgacgacgacgacgacgacgatgatgatgatgatgatgatgatgaagacgaagaagatgacgagcacAATCATCATGAAGATAACGATTAA
- a CDS encoding uncharacterized protein (SECRETED:SignalP(1-27)), which produces MGYPSTGRGIKPSSMATLAFLLSGTGAIVMPSGTGKVPSLGWNSWNAYHCDIDESKFLSAAELIVSTGLLDAGYNYVNIDDCWSMKDGRVNGHIAPNTTRFPDGINGLADKVHGMGLKLGIYSTAGSATCAGYPASLGYEDVDAADFASWGVDYLKYDNCNIPSDWQDQYVACDPDAVATGPNGTCTTALDPNLAPPGYDWGTSKSAQRFDRMRDALAKQTHEIVLSLCIWGTADVFSWGNTTGVSWRMSGDISPEWSSVTHILNLNSFKMNSVGFWGHNDADMLEVGNGNLTPAETRTHFALWAAMKSPLLIGTDISVLSQDNINILKNKDLLAFNQDDVYGRPATPYKWGINPNWTYNSTYPAEFWAGPSKNGHLVLMVNTLGQTTTKKAVWSEIPGLSAGRYRVKDVWSGKSLGCLTSYSASVAAHDTAVILVGQRC; this is translated from the exons ATGGGCTATCCTTCGACGGGTCGCGGCATCAAGCCATCTTCTATGGCTACTTTAGCCTTTCTCTTATCAGGCACAGGCGCAATTGTGATGCCTAGTGGAACT GGAAAAGTTCCAAGCCTGGGTTGGAATTCATGGAATGCCTATCACTGCGATATTGATGAAAGCAAATTTCTTTCAGCCGCTGAGCTAATCGTGAGCACCGGTCTCCTTGACGCAGGATATAATTACGTCAACA TTGACGACTGCTGGTCGATGAAGGATGGGCGTGTTAATGGCCATATTGCCCCCAACACGACCCGTTTTCCCGACGGCATCAATGGGTTGGCTGATAAGGTCCATGGTATGGGCTTAAAACTAGGCATTTACAGCA CTGCCGGAAGTGCGACATGTGCTGGCTATCCGGCCAGTCTTGGGTACGAGGATGTCGATGCCGCGGATTTCGCCAGTTGGGGAGTAGACT ATCTAAAATA TGACAACTGCAACATTCCCTCAGATTGGCAAGATCAGTATGTTGCCTGCGACCCAGACGCTGTCGCAACCGGCCCGAATGGCACTTGCACCACTGCTCTTGATCCAAACCTTGCGCCTCCAGGATACGATTGGGGCACCTCGAAATCGGCCCAGCGCTTCGACCGCATGAGAGACGCCCTGGCCAAGCAGACCCATGAAATTGTGCTCAGCCTGTGTATCTGGGGCACGGCCGACGTCTTCTCTTGGGGCAACACGACGGGCGTTAGCTGGCGCATGAGCGGCGATATCTCTCCCGAATGGAGCTCTGTTACTCACATCCTAAACTTGAACTCATTCAAGATGAACTCGGTTGGCTTTTGGGGCCACAATGACGCCGACATGCTCGAGGTTGGCAACGGCAACTTGACACCAGCCGAGACGCGCACCCACTTTGCTCTGTGGGCCGCCATGAAATCTCCCCTTCTCATCGGAACCGACATCAGCGTGCTGTCTCAGGacaacatcaacatcctgAAGAACAAGGATTTGCTGGCTTTTAACCAAGACGATGTTTACGGCAGGCCTGCGACTCCATACAAGTGGGGTATCAACCCTAACTGGACGTACAACAGTACATATCCCGCCGAGTTCTGGGCCGGCCCTTCCAAGAATGGCCATCTGGTGTTGATGGTGAACACTTTGGGCCAGACAACTACGAAGAAGGCAGTTTGGTCAGAGATTCCGGGTCTTTCTGCTGGAAGGTATCGTGTAAAGGATGTGTGGAGCGGCAAGAGTCTGGGCTGTCTAACTTCGTACTCGGCATCCGTTGCTGCTCATGACACCGCCGTCATTTTGGTTGGTCAGAGGTGTTAG